The following proteins come from a genomic window of Mycolicibacterium rufum:
- the dnaB gene encoding replicative DNA helicase, which produces MAVVDDLGRSGDHTSMEPPPNEDFGRQPPQDLAAEQAVLGGMLLSKDAIADVLERLRPGDFYKPANQLVYDAVLDLYGRGEPADAVTVAAELDRKGLLRRVGGAPYLHTLISTVPTAANAGFYAEIVSEKALLRRLVEAGTRVVQYGYAGAEGADVNEIVDRAQAEIYDVTERRATEDFVPLEELLQPTMDEIDAIASQGGISKGVPTGFTELDELTNGLHPGQMIVVAARPGMGKALALDTPLPTPTGWTTMAEVAVGDELIGPDGLPTRVVAATAVMEGRPCFEVEFSDGTVIVADAEHQWLTKTRASRRRAGGAGAICTTREIAATLRCPTTDRRLDHSVTNAAPLQGSDVDLLVPPYTFGAWLGDGTSRAAQITTDDAEILLRIEGEGLVAVPSPAARMRYGLQLPAPEPLAPRECAVCGDLFVPQTSQVRTCGRSCGGRARFVSEAVSAPTCSWCGEPSCGLALCQTCRHAVGTVQARLRTLGVLGDKHIPVAYLRASEAQRRALLAGLLDTDGTVTNGGSVQFCVTNRRLADDVAELVVSLGYRCQVATKRVKGRTEASSTAYLINFSAADSVFGLHRKDLLHKERRAASAVRSNSRFIVDVRPVPSVPVRCVEVDNSSHMYLASRSMIPTHNSTLGLDFMRSCSIKHHLPSIVFSLEMSKSEIVMRLLSAEARIKLADMRSGRMSDDDWTRLARRMSEISEAPLYIDDSPNLTMMEIRAKARRLKQKADLRLVVIDYLQLMTSGKKVESRQQEVSEFSRQIKLLAKELEVPVVAMSQLNRGPEQRTDKKPQLSDLRESGSIEQDADMVVLLHRPDAFESDDPRGGEADLIVAKHRAGPTRTVTVAHQLHLSRFANMAKQ; this is translated from the coding sequence GTGGCTGTCGTCGATGACCTGGGCCGGTCCGGAGACCACACGTCCATGGAGCCTCCTCCCAATGAGGACTTCGGCCGGCAGCCTCCCCAGGATCTCGCGGCCGAGCAGGCGGTGCTGGGCGGCATGCTGCTCAGCAAGGACGCGATCGCCGACGTGCTGGAGCGGCTGCGCCCCGGTGACTTCTACAAGCCGGCCAACCAACTCGTCTACGACGCGGTGCTGGATCTGTACGGCCGCGGAGAGCCCGCTGACGCGGTCACGGTGGCCGCGGAACTCGACCGCAAGGGGTTGTTGCGCCGCGTCGGCGGAGCGCCGTATCTGCACACGCTGATCTCGACGGTGCCGACGGCCGCCAATGCCGGGTTCTACGCCGAGATCGTCTCGGAGAAGGCCCTGCTGCGCCGTCTGGTGGAGGCGGGCACCCGGGTGGTGCAGTACGGCTACGCCGGGGCCGAAGGTGCCGACGTGAACGAGATCGTGGACCGGGCGCAGGCCGAGATCTACGACGTCACCGAGCGGCGCGCCACCGAGGACTTCGTGCCGCTCGAAGAGCTACTGCAGCCGACGATGGACGAGATCGACGCGATCGCGTCACAGGGCGGCATCTCCAAGGGCGTGCCGACGGGTTTCACCGAACTCGACGAGCTCACCAACGGTCTGCATCCGGGTCAGATGATCGTGGTGGCGGCGCGTCCCGGTATGGGGAAGGCGCTGGCGCTGGACACGCCGCTGCCGACGCCGACCGGGTGGACGACGATGGCCGAGGTCGCGGTTGGTGACGAGCTGATCGGGCCGGACGGGTTGCCGACGCGGGTGGTCGCGGCGACCGCCGTGATGGAGGGCCGGCCCTGCTTCGAGGTCGAATTCTCCGACGGCACCGTGATCGTCGCCGACGCCGAGCATCAATGGCTGACCAAGACCCGGGCCTCGCGCCGGCGCGCCGGCGGCGCCGGCGCGATCTGCACCACCCGGGAGATCGCCGCGACGCTGCGGTGTCCCACGACGGATCGCCGGTTGGATCATTCGGTGACGAACGCTGCCCCTCTGCAAGGGTCGGACGTAGACCTTCTGGTACCGCCGTACACCTTTGGGGCGTGGCTCGGCGACGGTACGTCACGTGCTGCGCAGATCACCACCGACGACGCCGAGATTCTCCTGCGGATCGAGGGGGAGGGGTTGGTCGCCGTTCCCTCACCCGCAGCTCGGATGCGCTACGGGCTGCAGTTGCCTGCGCCGGAACCGCTCGCGCCGCGGGAGTGTGCGGTCTGCGGTGATCTCTTCGTTCCGCAGACGAGTCAGGTGCGTACGTGCGGACGGTCGTGCGGTGGTCGCGCACGCTTCGTATCGGAAGCAGTTTCCGCGCCGACGTGTTCGTGGTGCGGGGAACCGTCGTGCGGGCTTGCGCTGTGCCAGACCTGCCGTCACGCCGTGGGCACCGTCCAGGCGCGCTTGCGCACACTGGGTGTGCTCGGAGACAAGCACATCCCCGTCGCCTACCTTCGCGCGTCCGAAGCGCAACGCCGTGCGTTGCTCGCCGGTCTCTTGGATACGGACGGAACCGTCACGAACGGCGGGTCGGTGCAGTTCTGTGTGACGAACAGGCGCCTCGCTGATGATGTCGCGGAGCTCGTGGTGTCCCTGGGGTATCGCTGCCAGGTGGCGACCAAGCGGGTGAAGGGTCGTACCGAGGCCTCTTCGACCGCCTACCTGATCAACTTCTCGGCCGCAGACAGCGTCTTCGGGCTGCATCGAAAAGATCTGCTGCACAAAGAGCGTCGCGCCGCGAGCGCGGTGCGGTCGAACTCACGGTTCATCGTCGATGTCCGCCCGGTGCCGAGTGTTCCGGTCCGCTGCGTCGAGGTCGACAACTCGAGCCACATGTATCTGGCCAGCCGGTCGATGATCCCGACGCACAACTCGACGCTCGGGCTCGACTTCATGCGGTCGTGCTCGATCAAGCACCATCTGCCGAGCATCGTGTTCTCGCTGGAGATGAGTAAGTCCGAGATCGTCATGCGCCTGCTGTCGGCCGAGGCGAGGATCAAGCTGGCCGACATGCGATCGGGCCGGATGAGCGATGACGACTGGACGCGGCTGGCGCGGCGGATGAGTGAGATCAGCGAGGCGCCGCTCTACATCGACGACTCGCCGAACCTGACGATGATGGAAATCCGGGCCAAGGCGCGGCGGCTGAAGCAGAAGGCGGATCTGCGGCTCGTTGTCATCGACTACCTGCAGCTGATGACGTCGGGCAAGAAGGTCGAGTCCCGCCAGCAGGAAGTGTCCGAATTCTCGCGTCAGATCAAGCTTTTGGCCAAAGAGCTCGAGGTTCCGGTGGTGGCGATGAGCCAGCTGAACCGTGGGCCGGAGCAGCGCACCGACAAGAAGCCGCAGCTGTCGGACCTTCGTGAGTCGGGATCGATCGAGCAGGATGCGGACATGGTGGTGCTGCTCCACCGCCCGGACGCCTTCGAAAGCGACGACCCTCGCGGCGGCGAAGCAGACCTGATCGTCGCCAAGCACCGCGCCGGCCCGACGCGAACGGTCACCGTGGCCCACCAGCTGCATCTGTCGCGGTTCGCCAACATGGCGAAGCAGTAG
- a CDS encoding YaeQ family protein, producing the protein MALSSTVFKVELGVSDVDHGYYADHTLTVARHPSETDERMVVRLLAFGLRAHRLNDVGGELAFGAGLSTPGVPDLRLADYTSRILEWIMVGQPDERALGKAAGQAEQVLLFPFAAGVATWWRTVGPKVAGLRNLSVVQIPHEPVQQLAQSVDRRVAAQVMVMEGQVTMTVGGVDVTFTPEALM; encoded by the coding sequence GTGGCTCTTTCCTCAACTGTGTTCAAAGTCGAACTCGGCGTCTCCGATGTCGATCATGGCTACTACGCCGATCACACGCTGACCGTGGCCCGTCATCCCAGTGAAACTGATGAGCGGATGGTGGTGCGATTGTTGGCTTTTGGACTGCGCGCCCACCGGCTCAACGACGTCGGCGGTGAGTTGGCGTTTGGGGCCGGCCTGTCCACCCCCGGCGTGCCGGACTTGCGGCTCGCCGACTACACGAGTCGGATCCTGGAGTGGATCATGGTCGGCCAGCCCGACGAACGCGCCTTGGGCAAAGCGGCCGGCCAAGCCGAACAGGTGCTGCTGTTTCCTTTCGCCGCCGGAGTGGCCACCTGGTGGCGCACCGTCGGTCCCAAAGTGGCGGGACTGCGGAACCTGTCAGTGGTGCAGATCCCGCATGAACCGGTACAGCAGCTCGCCCAGAGTGTCGATCGACGGGTCGCGGCGCAGGTCATGGTGATGGAAGGTCAGGTGACGATGACCGTGGGCGGAGTCGACGTCACCTTCACGCCCGAGGCGTTGATGTGA
- a CDS encoding pyridoxamine 5'-phosphate oxidase family protein translates to MPRKLSDEEIEEFLDSRPGWAALSTIDKDGLPHTVPLGYFRLGRDIIMGVRDGTRKVANVENNPNVSVMLEDGSSMADIRGVMIQGHARIVREPDEALDVARAGARARGVPESEWPTAPRPGSAYIRVTPVRTRSWDYSDSTSGHS, encoded by the coding sequence ATGCCGCGAAAACTCAGTGACGAAGAGATCGAGGAGTTTCTCGATAGCCGACCGGGCTGGGCGGCGTTGAGCACCATCGACAAGGACGGTCTCCCGCATACCGTGCCACTGGGCTACTTCCGCCTCGGCCGCGACATCATCATGGGCGTGCGCGATGGGACCCGCAAAGTCGCCAACGTCGAGAACAACCCGAACGTCAGCGTCATGCTCGAAGACGGATCCAGCATGGCGGACATTCGGGGGGTGATGATCCAGGGTCACGCCCGCATCGTCCGCGAACCCGACGAGGCACTCGACGTCGCGAGGGCGGGGGCTCGCGCGCGGGGTGTGCCGGAGTCCGAATGGCCGACCGCACCCCGACCGGGCTCGGCCTACATCCGCGTGACACCCGTGAGGACCCGGTCGTGGGATTACTCGGATTCGACGTCCGGCCACTCCTAG
- a CDS encoding CIA30 family protein, whose product MRMRALIGVVMACSFAVMSWGSVEPSARAAPPEGSDVVLVDLGNAGEVATWTTVNDPVMGGRSTSAVTFGNGGLVFSGVLSLENNGGFASARGPEDRTIGQRATGATSLRVRAVGDGKTYVLKVGDTEQPWAYIQRFTTEPGVARTYDLPVAGFQPVGMRFDPAPQAPRTLDPSSINEVSLYILDKQQGPFTLTVTGIDAAT is encoded by the coding sequence ATGAGGATGCGCGCACTGATCGGCGTCGTGATGGCATGCTCGTTCGCCGTCATGTCGTGGGGAAGCGTCGAACCGTCCGCCCGGGCCGCCCCGCCCGAGGGATCCGACGTCGTCCTCGTCGACCTCGGAAACGCCGGCGAGGTGGCGACCTGGACGACGGTGAACGACCCCGTCATGGGCGGCCGGTCCACCTCGGCGGTCACGTTCGGCAACGGCGGCCTCGTGTTCTCCGGCGTGCTGTCGCTGGAGAACAACGGAGGCTTCGCCTCGGCCCGCGGCCCGGAGGATCGGACTATCGGGCAGCGGGCGACGGGCGCCACGTCATTGCGGGTGCGGGCCGTGGGCGACGGCAAGACCTACGTGTTGAAGGTCGGCGACACGGAGCAGCCGTGGGCCTACATCCAGCGCTTCACCACCGAGCCCGGCGTCGCGCGCACCTATGATCTGCCCGTCGCGGGTTTCCAGCCGGTGGGCATGCGCTTCGATCCGGCGCCCCAGGCGCCGCGGACCCTGGACCCGTCGAGCATCAACGAGGTGTCGCTCTACATCCTCGACAAGCAGCAGGGCCCTTTCACGCTGACCGTCACCGGGATCGACGCGGCGACCTGA
- a CDS encoding DUF4174 domain-containing protein, with protein sequence MFAPTDADPRLTETLNRIEATRCAFEGRDMVLGRILTTGTSTLDGQAIDAGERQRLVARFGVGADDFAVLLIGKDGGEKLRFTDLPDLQAIYTVIDGMPMRQREMRTDTEGC encoded by the coding sequence GTGTTCGCCCCGACCGACGCCGACCCGCGGCTCACGGAAACCCTGAATCGCATCGAGGCGACTCGCTGCGCGTTCGAGGGCCGGGACATGGTGCTCGGGCGCATTCTGACGACCGGCACCAGCACACTCGATGGCCAGGCCATCGACGCCGGCGAGCGGCAGCGCCTGGTGGCCCGGTTCGGTGTCGGCGCGGACGATTTCGCCGTGCTGTTGATCGGGAAAGACGGCGGCGAGAAGCTGCGCTTCACCGACCTGCCGGACCTGCAGGCGATCTACACGGTGATCGACGGTATGCCGATGCGCCAGCGCGAGATGCGTACGGACACAGAGGGGTGTTGA
- a CDS encoding alpha/beta hydrolase, giving the protein MAQLSAWMGAGVVAAGVSAALIAGADAAAADTGSSDTAGATAGTSETTERGPRASEDTAGESDSEDASSDTKDADADAAEDADTNTDADEDDIDEAPDVSEEDADADADTETDSGSDSTPVRDDEEAADSSSDDAPAVEDDAPELTDGDEPTPSAPPAAEPASSTDEQSAPSSTPTYAPASNVVAAKRVSAAIATPTALAAPEPRTLQEVLQSLVTEFIGAAIRLVAGPPTVPPGVNVTVRTSRLEITEGRFVRADWYYPEGDELPERFIYLQHGYRGVGPMYSYTASWLAERTNSIVVVPTLSSNPYVRDGFWLGDDQVYRATAALLLGDRDALTASAVAAGFAKRYGADAALPDRFTLVGHSLGAGVVAGTAGYYAEAIIESGAVNQLAGVITLDGAPPGTVLADALDKLDGLGTYIPVIELGAPREDGSPRRVDAALNEHRPGHFNGVILDNGQHLDSMQGGSKAIQLISYLNQGFPTEQNKSAAQTLIAGWINDIFAGRIDSSTGACEGAGCAGIYGQPGAAVSIETPVGPATGVVIGTSAAPVTMVFRPLSVVSLLSSRSTSLRLAVAG; this is encoded by the coding sequence ATGGCACAACTGTCAGCGTGGATGGGTGCGGGTGTGGTGGCCGCGGGTGTGTCTGCTGCGTTGATCGCAGGAGCCGATGCGGCCGCGGCCGACACCGGTTCCTCCGATACGGCGGGTGCGACCGCCGGTACGTCCGAGACCACAGAGCGTGGCCCTCGCGCGTCTGAGGACACCGCGGGTGAGAGCGATAGTGAGGACGCGTCGAGTGACACCAAGGACGCCGACGCCGACGCCGCCGAGGATGCCGACACCAACACGGATGCCGACGAGGACGACATCGACGAGGCGCCGGACGTGTCCGAGGAGGACGCCGACGCTGACGCCGACACCGAGACCGACTCCGGCTCCGACTCGACGCCCGTCCGCGACGATGAGGAAGCGGCCGACTCGAGCTCCGATGACGCGCCTGCCGTCGAGGACGACGCCCCCGAGCTAACAGACGGCGACGAACCCACTCCGTCGGCACCGCCGGCCGCGGAACCCGCGAGCTCCACCGACGAGCAGAGCGCCCCCTCGAGTACCCCGACGTACGCCCCCGCCTCCAATGTCGTTGCCGCGAAGCGGGTGTCGGCGGCGATCGCGACGCCGACGGCTCTCGCCGCACCCGAGCCGCGGACGCTACAGGAGGTCCTCCAGTCGCTGGTGACGGAGTTCATCGGGGCAGCGATCCGGCTCGTCGCCGGGCCGCCGACGGTCCCGCCGGGCGTCAACGTCACGGTGCGCACGTCCCGGCTCGAGATCACCGAAGGACGCTTCGTCCGCGCCGATTGGTACTACCCCGAGGGTGACGAACTGCCCGAGCGGTTCATCTACCTGCAGCACGGCTATCGAGGCGTCGGCCCGATGTACAGCTACACCGCATCCTGGCTGGCCGAGCGCACCAACAGCATCGTGGTCGTCCCCACCCTGTCGTCGAACCCCTATGTGCGCGACGGTTTCTGGCTCGGCGACGATCAGGTGTACCGCGCCACCGCGGCGCTGCTCCTCGGTGACCGCGATGCGCTGACCGCCAGCGCCGTGGCCGCCGGCTTCGCCAAGAGGTACGGCGCCGATGCCGCGCTGCCGGATCGGTTCACCCTGGTCGGCCATTCGCTGGGCGCCGGGGTCGTCGCGGGCACGGCCGGCTACTACGCCGAAGCGATCATCGAAAGTGGGGCTGTCAATCAGCTGGCCGGCGTCATCACGCTCGACGGCGCCCCTCCCGGAACGGTCCTCGCCGATGCTCTCGACAAGCTCGACGGCCTCGGCACCTACATCCCGGTGATCGAGCTCGGTGCTCCCCGGGAGGACGGCTCGCCCCGCCGCGTCGACGCCGCTCTCAACGAACACCGCCCCGGCCACTTCAACGGGGTGATCCTCGACAACGGGCAGCATCTCGACTCCATGCAGGGCGGAAGCAAGGCCATCCAGCTCATCTCCTACCTCAATCAGGGATTCCCGACCGAGCAGAACAAGTCGGCCGCACAGACTCTGATCGCCGGCTGGATCAACGACATCTTCGCGGGCCGGATCGATTCGTCGACGGGCGCCTGCGAGGGCGCGGGCTGCGCCGGGATCTACGGTCAGCCCGGTGCGGCGGTGTCCATCGAGACTCCGGTGGGTCCCGCCACGGGCGTGGTCATCGGCACATCGGCGGCGCCGGTCACCATGGTGTTCCGGCCGCTGTCGGTGGTCTCCCTGCTGTCGTCGCGGTCCACGTCGCTGCGCCTGGCGGTCGCGGGGTGA
- a CDS encoding alpha/beta hydrolase produces the protein MRFSEIPGRTSTTSIPTRHGPVAATVYHPPTDVPRPPVYVNIHGGGFVVGHPEQDDPWCRYLAAHAGVTVLNPDYVLAPRHRFPAAPQQVYDIVCWAADADRGWDGTRLCVGGQSAGGNLAAAAARQAMESGGPDVALQVLFYAPLDLVTPTRDKPSTLGARAVMKPWMGEVFDTAYIPDAASRHDRLASPARDDPARLVGVAPALVITAEHDRLRDEGRRYAEILCAAGALAEYYEAQGVDHGYNIMSAATDITRATYDRICGHVLRATSSGG, from the coding sequence GTGCGCTTCAGCGAGATTCCGGGCCGGACGTCGACGACGTCGATTCCGACGCGGCACGGCCCCGTCGCCGCCACGGTCTACCACCCACCGACAGACGTGCCGCGCCCGCCGGTTTACGTCAACATCCACGGCGGTGGATTCGTGGTCGGCCATCCCGAACAGGATGACCCGTGGTGCCGGTACCTCGCCGCCCACGCGGGCGTCACTGTGCTCAACCCGGATTACGTGCTCGCACCCCGGCATCGTTTTCCCGCTGCGCCACAACAGGTCTATGACATCGTCTGTTGGGCGGCCGACGCCGACCGGGGATGGGACGGCACCCGGCTCTGCGTGGGAGGGCAGAGCGCGGGCGGCAATCTGGCGGCCGCAGCCGCCCGCCAGGCGATGGAGAGCGGCGGCCCGGACGTCGCGCTGCAGGTGTTGTTCTACGCGCCGTTGGATCTGGTGACGCCCACGCGCGACAAGCCGTCGACCCTCGGCGCGCGGGCGGTGATGAAGCCGTGGATGGGCGAGGTGTTCGACACCGCTTACATCCCCGACGCCGCGTCACGGCACGATCGGCTGGCATCACCGGCCCGCGACGACCCCGCGCGGCTGGTCGGTGTCGCGCCGGCGCTGGTGATCACCGCCGAACACGACCGGTTGCGCGACGAGGGCCGACGCTACGCCGAAATCTTGTGCGCTGCAGGGGCGTTGGCCGAGTACTACGAGGCGCAGGGGGTCGATCACGGCTACAACATCATGAGCGCAGCGACCGACATCACCCGCGCGACCTACGACCGGATCTGCGGCCACGTCCTCCGCGCCACTTCGAGCGGCGGCTAG
- a CDS encoding SDR family NAD(P)-dependent oxidoreductase has product MNPSPLSGRTALVTGSTSGLGAGIAVALARAGGHVVVTGRTRTRGQQVVDRIQSSGGSAAFVAVDFSAGAAAVRELASAATRAAGGRLDILVNNVATLIQPAPTADVTDDQITDAFGVSVITPFLLTGLLAPAMAQRGDGAIVNIGSIAGINGAAGSALYGATKASVHLLTKAWAAEYGPSGVRVNAVAPGPIATERNEEFAHGIAPILQRIPSHRMSTVDEVASVVTFLAGPGAGNVHGAIWSIDGGTTAV; this is encoded by the coding sequence ATGAACCCTTCACCCTTGTCCGGTCGCACCGCTCTGGTCACCGGTTCCACCTCCGGCTTGGGCGCCGGCATCGCCGTCGCGCTGGCGCGTGCCGGCGGGCACGTCGTCGTCACCGGACGCACCCGGACCCGCGGCCAGCAGGTGGTCGATCGCATCCAATCATCGGGCGGCAGTGCGGCATTCGTGGCCGTGGACTTCTCGGCGGGAGCCGCGGCCGTGCGCGAACTGGCCTCTGCCGCCACCCGTGCCGCGGGCGGCCGGCTGGACATCCTCGTCAACAACGTCGCCACCCTCATCCAGCCGGCACCGACCGCTGACGTCACCGACGACCAGATCACCGACGCCTTCGGCGTCAGCGTGATCACGCCGTTCCTGCTGACCGGACTTCTTGCGCCGGCGATGGCGCAGCGCGGCGACGGCGCGATCGTCAACATCGGCTCCATCGCCGGCATCAACGGCGCCGCGGGGTCAGCGCTCTACGGCGCCACCAAGGCGAGCGTGCACCTGCTGACCAAGGCCTGGGCCGCCGAGTACGGGCCGTCGGGGGTGCGGGTCAACGCCGTGGCACCGGGTCCCATCGCCACCGAACGCAACGAGGAGTTCGCGCATGGCATCGCGCCCATCCTGCAGCGGATTCCGTCGCACCGGATGAGCACGGTCGACGAAGTCGCGAGTGTCGTCACCTTTCTGGCGGGTCCTGGTGCCGGCAACGTGCACGGCGCCATCTGGAGCATCGACGGCGGAACGACGGCGGTCTGA
- a CDS encoding alpha/beta fold hydrolase — MPLTRRDFGLFATMAGAITLAGCAPQAQAGPPAAPTHSLGTVKQIDAGDLSVGYTEAGPPDGRPVILLHGWPYDIHSYADASAILAAQGFRVIVPYLRGFGSTTFRSPGTMRNGQQAALAHDTVALMDALDIPRAVIGGYDWGGRTANNVAALWPQRVSGLVAVSGYITVDLAANLEPLTPQAEHGWWYQYYFATPRGEAGYRRHTKDFNRLIWTNASPLWRFDDATYDLSAAAFDNPDHVDIVIHNYRWRLSLAAGETRYDADEKILAARPAITVPTITIGSDFDGAAKDGSAYRSLYTGPYEHRVLDGIGHNVPQEAPQQFASAIADVAKHSKG; from the coding sequence ATGCCTCTCACCAGACGAGACTTCGGCCTGTTCGCGACGATGGCCGGCGCGATCACCCTGGCGGGCTGCGCACCGCAGGCGCAGGCCGGCCCGCCGGCCGCTCCGACGCACTCGCTCGGCACGGTGAAACAGATCGACGCGGGCGACCTCAGCGTCGGGTACACCGAAGCGGGGCCGCCGGACGGACGGCCCGTCATCCTGCTGCACGGCTGGCCCTACGACATCCACAGTTACGCCGATGCGTCGGCGATCCTCGCCGCCCAGGGCTTCCGCGTGATCGTGCCGTATCTGCGCGGCTTCGGGTCGACGACCTTCCGGTCCCCCGGCACCATGCGCAACGGCCAGCAAGCCGCACTCGCCCACGACACCGTCGCGCTGATGGACGCGCTCGACATTCCCCGAGCCGTGATCGGGGGATACGACTGGGGCGGCCGTACCGCCAACAACGTGGCCGCCCTGTGGCCGCAGCGGGTTTCGGGTCTGGTGGCGGTGAGTGGATACATCACGGTCGATCTGGCGGCGAACCTCGAGCCGCTCACGCCGCAGGCCGAACACGGTTGGTGGTACCAGTATTACTTCGCCACGCCGCGTGGCGAGGCCGGCTACCGCAGGCACACCAAGGACTTCAACCGACTCATCTGGACCAACGCCTCCCCGCTGTGGCGTTTCGACGACGCCACCTACGACCTGAGTGCCGCGGCGTTCGACAACCCCGACCACGTCGACATCGTCATCCACAACTACCGTTGGCGGCTCAGCCTCGCGGCCGGCGAGACGCGTTACGACGCCGACGAGAAGATCCTGGCCGCCCGACCCGCGATCACGGTTCCGACGATCACGATCGGCAGCGACTTCGACGGCGCCGCCAAGGACGGCAGCGCGTACCGATCGCTGTACACCGGGCCCTACGAGCACCGCGTGCTCGACGGCATCGGCCACAACGTGCCGCAGGAGGCACCCCAACAGTTCGCGTCGGCGATCGCCGACGTCGCCAAGCACTCGAAAGGCTGA
- a CDS encoding LysR family transcriptional regulator, translating to MELRQVEHFVAVADELSFTRAAQRVHVVQSALSTSVAKLERELGVELFDRSRQQIRLTSAGERFRRHAYDLLRVSRAAAESVTEFRGTLSGTVEFGSLISFGPMDVAGALGDFHRAHPFVRLRLRLSQSGASSYLAALVDGSLDVALVSVPERFPAQVQMSLLFEDPMVFVCRRDHPLATNGEVSLSDVAADDLVGFPPGFGLRRLMDNACHAAGVSSRTRYEIPAGFSEIAALVRVGLGTTFMPVSEAARFDDLRTVELMEPVLWQVYLAHPTAERLTTAAARLADALLEAAPAGPPLSG from the coding sequence GTGGAGCTCCGTCAGGTCGAGCACTTCGTCGCCGTCGCCGACGAACTCAGCTTCACCCGCGCCGCGCAACGGGTCCATGTGGTGCAGTCGGCGTTGTCGACGTCCGTCGCTAAGCTCGAACGGGAACTGGGCGTCGAGCTGTTCGACCGGAGCCGCCAGCAGATCCGCCTCACCTCGGCGGGTGAGCGCTTCCGTCGTCATGCCTACGACCTGCTGCGCGTCAGCCGCGCCGCCGCCGAGTCGGTGACCGAGTTCCGCGGAACACTCTCGGGCACTGTCGAGTTCGGCTCGTTGATCTCGTTCGGACCGATGGACGTTGCAGGTGCGCTCGGCGACTTTCACCGGGCGCACCCGTTCGTCCGTCTGAGGTTGCGACTGAGCCAGTCGGGGGCGTCGTCCTATCTGGCCGCCTTGGTGGACGGGTCGCTCGACGTCGCGCTGGTGTCGGTGCCCGAGCGCTTCCCCGCTCAGGTGCAGATGAGTCTGCTGTTCGAGGACCCGATGGTGTTCGTCTGCCGCAGGGATCATCCGCTGGCGACCAACGGCGAGGTGAGCCTCTCCGACGTCGCGGCCGACGATCTGGTCGGATTCCCTCCGGGGTTCGGCCTGCGCCGTCTGATGGACAACGCCTGTCACGCCGCGGGCGTGTCGTCGCGCACCCGGTACGAGATCCCCGCCGGGTTCTCCGAAATCGCCGCTCTGGTCCGCGTCGGGCTCGGGACCACCTTCATGCCGGTGTCGGAGGCAGCGCGGTTCGATGATCTGCGGACCGTGGAACTCATGGAGCCAGTCCTCTGGCAGGTCTACCTCGCCCACCCTACGGCCGAGAGGCTGACCACCGCGGCGGCCCGGTTGGCGGACGCCCTGCTGGAGGCGGCCCCGGCCGGTCCTCCCCTTTCAGGATAA
- the arr gene encoding NAD(+)--rifampin ADP-ribosyltransferase, with amino-acid sequence MLARLSYSLKGIQVSRPSDQGPFFHGTIADLRVGDHLTPGRPSNYRPAIVMNHIYFTSRVDGAGLAAEIAAELADGAPRPRVYEVEPTGEFEDDPNVTDKKFPGNPTRSYRSTAPLRVVGEITEWTRLTPEELQVWRERLTVLVSDEGGEIIN; translated from the coding sequence ATGCTGGCTCGTCTCAGCTACTCGCTCAAAGGAATTCAGGTGTCAAGACCGTCCGACCAAGGTCCGTTCTTTCACGGCACGATCGCCGATCTGAGGGTCGGTGACCACCTCACCCCGGGTCGTCCCTCCAATTACCGCCCGGCGATCGTGATGAACCACATCTATTTCACGTCGCGTGTCGACGGGGCCGGCCTGGCGGCCGAGATCGCTGCGGAACTCGCCGACGGTGCGCCGCGGCCCCGGGTGTACGAGGTGGAACCCACCGGAGAGTTCGAGGACGACCCGAACGTGACCGACAAGAAGTTCCCGGGTAATCCGACACGGTCGTATCGCAGCACGGCCCCCCTGCGCGTCGTCGGTGAGATCACCGAGTGGACGCGGCTGACGCCTGAGGAGCTGCAGGTCTGGCGGGAGCGGCTCACCGTGCTCGTCTCGGACGAGGGCGGGGAGATCATCAACTGA